One Roseburia rectibacter DNA window includes the following coding sequences:
- a CDS encoding C40 family peptidase has product MKKRMVRITGCLLAGALSIGSFGLNTYAAPVAGVSSVTAAEIAEGQTPAAGVSQALAQCLADSNDAAAQAAAEQAEQVSENETPVVASEYTDIAIAQVDNYVNVRSEPNTDSEVLGKLYNNSAGTILETTDNGWYRIKSGNVDGYVNCEYVVPNDEELAKKVSTKYAKVNTTTLHVRTEPSTDASILTMVPVGDDLVVTDDESVEGWAKVTTEEGDGWVHKDYVDITIEFVQAESKAEEKARLAKEEAEREAADAAANAARKKADGKLSSSKNSGSSKSYAAAGSSNGQAVASYASQFIGNPYVYGGTSLTNGADCSGFVMSVYAAFGVGLPHSSSALRGVGYGVSLSDAQPGDIVCYSGHVAIYVGGGTIVHASTPSSGIKFSNVNYRSPICVRRIF; this is encoded by the coding sequence ATGAAGAAGAGAATGGTAAGAATTACAGGCTGTCTTTTAGCAGGAGCATTATCAATTGGCAGCTTTGGGTTAAATACATATGCAGCCCCGGTCGCAGGTGTTTCAAGTGTGACTGCAGCTGAAATTGCAGAGGGACAGACACCTGCAGCAGGTGTTTCACAGGCTTTGGCACAGTGCCTTGCAGACAGCAATGATGCAGCAGCTCAGGCAGCAGCAGAGCAGGCAGAGCAGGTCAGTGAGAATGAGACACCGGTTGTTGCTTCTGAATATACAGATATTGCGATTGCGCAGGTTGATAATTATGTAAATGTTCGTTCAGAGCCAAATACAGACAGTGAGGTACTTGGTAAGCTGTACAATAATTCCGCAGGAACAATCCTTGAGACAACAGATAACGGTTGGTATCGTATTAAGTCCGGTAATGTTGATGGATATGTAAATTGCGAATATGTAGTACCAAATGATGAGGAACTGGCAAAGAAAGTCAGTACTAAATACGCAAAGGTCAACACCACAACACTCCATGTAAGAACAGAGCCGTCCACAGATGCAAGTATTCTTACCATGGTTCCGGTTGGAGATGACCTGGTTGTTACAGATGATGAGTCTGTGGAAGGCTGGGCAAAAGTTACCACCGAAGAGGGTGATGGCTGGGTACATAAAGATTATGTAGATATTACGATCGAGTTTGTACAGGCTGAGTCTAAAGCAGAAGAAAAAGCAAGACTTGCAAAAGAGGAAGCAGAGCGTGAGGCAGCTGATGCAGCAGCAAACGCAGCAAGAAAGAAAGCAGATGGCAAGTTATCTTCATCAAAGAATTCTGGAAGCTCAAAGAGCTATGCAGCAGCAGGAAGTTCTAACGGACAGGCAGTTGCAAGTTATGCATCCCAGTTTATCGGTAATCCATATGTATACGGTGGAACAAGCCTGACAAACGGTGCAGACTGCTCTGGTTTTGTTATGAGTGTATATGCAGCATTTGGTGTAGGTCTTCCTCATTCTTCCAGTGCATTAAGAGGGGTTGGATATGGGGTAAGTCTATCAGATGCACAGCCGGGAGATATTGTATGCTACAGTGGACATGTTGCTATTTATGTTGGTGGTGGTACGATCGTTCATGCAAGTACGCCGTCAAGTGGTATCAAGTTCTCCAATGTAAATTACAGAAGTCCGATCTGTGTAAGAAGAATTTTCTAA
- a CDS encoding YjfB family protein — protein MDISGMTPALSTLQSYDAGSSVSQTSLSYAVSTELLSQQLDMTQEMGTAMVQMMERSVTPGLGGNIDVYI, from the coding sequence ATGGATATTTCAGGTATGACGCCGGCACTTAGTACATTACAGTCCTACGACGCAGGCTCTTCTGTCAGTCAGACCAGCCTTTCCTATGCGGTTTCTACTGAACTATTAAGCCAGCAGCTCGATATGACGCAGGAAATGGGCACCGCTATGGTTCAGATGATGGAACGTTCCGTAACACCGGGACTTGGTGGAAATATTGACGTCTATATTTAA
- a CDS encoding RidA family protein, translating into MKKVISTDKAPAAIGPYSQAIEVNGMVYTSGIIPVVPETGEIPEGSVAQAKQALTNLSNLLEAAGTSMANVVKTTVFIKEMNDFGAINEVYATFFDGAFPSRSCVEVARLPKDVMLEIEAIAVK; encoded by the coding sequence ATGAAAAAAGTCATCAGTACAGACAAGGCACCGGCAGCAATTGGACCATATTCACAGGCGATCGAAGTAAATGGAATGGTTTATACATCAGGCATTATTCCGGTTGTACCGGAAACCGGTGAAATCCCGGAAGGTTCTGTTGCACAGGCAAAACAGGCACTGACAAACCTTTCTAATCTGTTGGAAGCAGCTGGAACCAGTATGGCAAATGTTGTTAAGACGACTGTTTTTATCAAAGAGATGAATGATTTTGGTGCAATTAACGAAGTATATGCAACATTTTTTGACGGAGCATTTCCATCCAGAAGCTGTGTGGAAGTTGCACGTCTGCCCAAAGATGTTATGCTTGAGATTGAGGCTATTGCTGTAAAATAA
- a CDS encoding acyl-[acyl-carrier-protein] thioesterase has product MYSFNSRVRYSEVNSEKELTLPSLLDYLQDCCTFQSEDLEIGVDYLAKEQVAWVLSSWEIKIYRYPQMGQHIKVSTWPYAFRGFYGYRNFRIEGDDGIIFAEANSVWVFMDTEKMRPARISERMKEIYTPEINDEIPGEWADRKISLPDDAVKKSVKKEPVRVSRFYIDTNHHMNNGKYILVAEEYLPEQVVVCGLRAEYRKSAMLGDMLYPVVTMEGKEITVTLADEKGAPYAVICFQIQKKERQS; this is encoded by the coding sequence ATGTATAGTTTTAACAGCCGTGTGCGTTACAGTGAAGTGAACAGTGAAAAAGAACTGACATTACCGTCATTACTGGATTATCTGCAGGATTGCTGCACTTTTCAGTCTGAGGATCTGGAAATTGGTGTGGATTATCTTGCGAAAGAACAGGTGGCATGGGTACTATCTTCCTGGGAGATAAAAATTTACAGATATCCGCAGATGGGGCAGCATATTAAGGTCAGTACATGGCCGTATGCATTCCGTGGATTTTATGGATACCGGAATTTTCGGATTGAGGGAGACGATGGTATAATATTTGCTGAGGCAAATTCAGTATGGGTGTTTATGGACACAGAAAAAATGCGGCCGGCGCGCATATCAGAGCGGATGAAAGAAATTTATACACCGGAGATTAATGATGAGATACCGGGAGAATGGGCAGACCGGAAAATCAGTTTACCAGATGATGCGGTAAAGAAAAGTGTGAAAAAGGAACCGGTACGTGTCTCACGTTTTTATATCGATACAAATCATCATATGAATAATGGCAAATACATTCTGGTAGCGGAAGAGTATCTGCCGGAACAGGTTGTGGTTTGCGGACTTCGTGCGGAGTATCGTAAGTCGGCAATGTTAGGAGACATGTTGTATCCGGTTGTCACGATGGAAGGGAAAGAGATCACAGTTACTCTTGCGGATGAAAAAGGTGCACCATATGCGGTCATCTGCTTTCAGATTCAGAAAAAAGAAAGGCAGTCATAA
- a CDS encoding HEPN domain-containing protein: MTDKQKDLCLYRVSQAEDTKRSAQLCMENHLFKDAINRSYYAAFYAVKAVLALADTDFKRHKDVVAYFNKEYVAAGIFPREIGRLLARLQKKRETSDYDDFYIASNEEVAEQMEAAGNILEAIKAYLRENAVIE, translated from the coding sequence ATGACAGATAAACAAAAAGATTTGTGTCTGTATAGAGTGTCTCAGGCAGAAGATACAAAAAGAAGTGCACAGTTGTGTATGGAAAATCATTTGTTTAAAGATGCGATTAACAGATCATATTATGCGGCATTTTATGCTGTGAAGGCTGTGTTGGCTTTAGCAGATACGGATTTTAAGAGGCATAAAGATGTCGTTGCTTATTTTAATAAAGAATATGTTGCAGCAGGTATTTTCCCTAGAGAAATAGGTCGTTTGCTTGCGCGCCTCCAGAAAAAAAGAGAAACGAGTGATTATGATGATTTTTATATTGCATCAAATGAAGAGGTAGCGGAACAAATGGAAGCAGCTGGAAATATATTAGAGGCGATAAAAGCATATTTAAGAGAGAATGCAGTTATTGAATAA
- a CDS encoding nucleotidyltransferase domain-containing protein: MPQGIQSELDEFVTLVKQYFGKNLKSIIVYGSYARGDYNESSDIDIMILVTLSENQIKQSENHIYDDAFDLELKYGKVLSPVIKNQEFFEYWSDTLPFYRNVKTEGVQVA, translated from the coding sequence ATGCCACAAGGAATTCAATCTGAATTGGATGAGTTTGTAACACTCGTAAAACAATATTTTGGGAAAAATCTGAAAAGTATTATAGTGTATGGTTCATATGCCAGAGGAGATTATAATGAGAGTTCGGATATTGATATTATGATTTTGGTAACTCTATCAGAAAATCAGATAAAACAATCTGAGAACCATATATATGATGATGCATTTGATTTAGAGTTAAAATATGGGAAAGTGCTTTCGCCGGTTATTAAAAATCAGGAATTTTTTGAATATTGGTCAGATACACTTCCATTTTATCGTAATGTAAAAACAGAAGGGGTGCAGGTTGCATGA
- a CDS encoding IS1380 family transposase, with the protein MSIVNTLALESNRQIKINFDGGDLSSDAGLLLIKEFISKLGIDKLLDKTFKTNDPALFRYHTDQKNLLQMIYMIIAGYFEDDASDELTNDPVFKSVLEKDALASQPTVSRFFNRMDEDTLNQFLAIARVLRKKIYSIQMPSAVILDLDSTLLDAYGRQEGRAFNFHYQSNGYHPLVCYDGMTGDLIKVQLRDGTQYSCTGVVDFLQPILDEYQNDYPAIRILLRGDSGFATPDLYKQCEENGTSYVIRLKENGLLREKASYFVDELNEITRNNKVDYAVVYGEFMYKAKSWPYERRVVCKVEKPENQMVYMYTFVVTNMDSAPEYLIKFYCKRGLMENFIKESKSGFDFASVSSHTRIVNANRLQVHALAYNIFNWFRRLALSANMRKQRIDTVRLKLLKIAAKVIRSARYITFKLCSSCPYKNEFYETLSNIGKLNVQLE; encoded by the coding sequence ATGAGTATTGTAAACACCTTAGCCTTAGAAAGCAATAGACAGATAAAAATAAATTTTGATGGAGGAGATCTCTCCTCCGATGCAGGTCTGCTTCTTATCAAAGAATTCATAAGCAAGCTTGGTATTGATAAGCTTTTAGACAAAACTTTCAAGACCAATGATCCTGCATTATTCAGATATCACACGGATCAGAAAAATCTGCTCCAGATGATATATATGATCATTGCCGGTTATTTCGAAGATGATGCTTCCGATGAACTGACCAATGATCCGGTATTCAAGTCTGTACTTGAAAAAGATGCGCTTGCATCACAGCCTACGGTATCGAGATTCTTTAACCGTATGGATGAAGATACCTTAAACCAGTTCCTTGCGATTGCCAGAGTGCTTCGGAAGAAAATTTACAGTATTCAGATGCCATCGGCTGTTATTCTGGATCTGGATTCCACCCTTCTTGATGCATACGGCAGACAGGAAGGCAGAGCCTTTAACTTTCATTATCAAAGCAATGGTTATCATCCGCTTGTCTGTTATGACGGAATGACTGGAGATCTGATAAAAGTACAGCTTCGTGATGGAACACAGTATTCCTGTACAGGAGTGGTTGACTTCCTGCAGCCGATACTGGATGAATACCAGAATGATTATCCTGCAATCCGTATTCTGCTTCGTGGTGATAGTGGTTTTGCGACTCCTGATCTTTATAAGCAGTGTGAAGAAAACGGCACAAGCTATGTGATCCGGCTGAAGGAGAATGGTCTTCTCCGTGAAAAAGCATCCTATTTTGTGGATGAACTTAATGAAATCACCAGAAATAACAAAGTGGATTATGCGGTAGTTTATGGTGAATTCATGTACAAAGCAAAGTCATGGCCTTATGAAAGGCGTGTGGTATGCAAGGTTGAAAAGCCGGAAAACCAGATGGTTTACATGTACACATTTGTTGTCACAAACATGGATTCCGCACCAGAGTATCTTATCAAATTTTACTGCAAGCGAGGTCTGATGGAAAACTTTATCAAAGAAAGCAAATCCGGTTTTGATTTTGCTTCCGTAAGCAGTCATACCAGAATCGTAAATGCAAACAGACTTCAGGTACACGCTCTTGCGTATAACATATTTAATTGGTTTAGACGATTGGCGTTATCAGCAAACATGCGAAAACAACGCATAGATACCGTCCGTTTAAAACTGCTGAAGATTGCTGCAAAAGTAATTCGTTCAGCAAGATATATCACATTCAAGCTGTGTAGCAGCTGCCCTTATAAGAATGAATTCTATGAGACACTTTCAAATATCGGTAAGCTGAATGTACAGCTGGAATAG
- a CDS encoding helix-turn-helix domain-containing protein — protein sequence MFNSYDGLITIDDLCDMLAIGKNTAYHLLNTNQIHAFRIGRIWKIPRDAVSEYVLRNSSLTK from the coding sequence ATGTTCAACAGCTACGATGGTTTAATAACCATTGATGATCTCTGCGACATGCTCGCAATTGGAAAAAATACTGCATACCATCTGTTAAACACCAATCAGATCCATGCATTTAGAATCGGAAGAATATGGAAAATTCCACGAGATGCGGTTTCAGAATATGTTTTAAGAAACAGCAGCCTGACTAAATAA
- a CDS encoding nucleotidyltransferase domain-containing protein, translated as MDRSIHRSIENAGKHRFYWCEGYGKGSANASSDVDLLVDSGLKGLKFVGLIEALRAALDRKMDVFDVSHVEKGTEIDHEIAETGVKIYEK; from the coding sequence ATGGATAGGTCAATTCATAGGTCAATCGAAAATGCCGGGAAACATAGATTTTACTGGTGCGAGGGATATGGAAAGGGCAGCGCAAATGCATCAAGTGATGTGGATTTATTGGTCGACAGTGGACTAAAAGGTTTAAAGTTTGTTGGATTGATTGAGGCATTGCGGGCGGCATTAGATAGGAAAATGGATGTTTTTGATGTTTCTCACGTGGAGAAGGGAACGGAAATTGACCATGAGATCGCAGAAACCGGGGTAAAGATTTATGAAAAATGA
- a CDS encoding YigZ family protein, which yields MKTVYAGGEAEIIEKKSRFIATVRPVSSEEEATAFIAEMKKKYWDARHNCSAFVIGDRQELSRCSDDGEPAQTAGRPMLDVLLKEDIHNVAVVVTRYFGGVLLGTGGLVRAYQKSVQEGLAASVIIDKKEGRRLSVGTDYTGLGKLQYLIAQNGLTLIDTVYTEKVELLLMVPSGMQEQTEKEIIEATNGKADISWGEMVLYAMVGEKLQLF from the coding sequence ATGAAAACAGTATATGCCGGTGGAGAGGCAGAGATTATAGAAAAAAAATCAAGGTTTATTGCAACAGTGCGTCCTGTCTCATCCGAAGAAGAAGCAACCGCATTTATTGCAGAAATGAAAAAAAAATACTGGGATGCCAGACATAACTGTTCTGCTTTTGTAATTGGAGACAGACAGGAGTTGAGCCGTTGTTCAGATGATGGGGAACCTGCACAGACAGCAGGCAGACCGATGCTTGATGTATTATTGAAAGAAGATATCCACAATGTGGCTGTTGTGGTTACGAGATATTTTGGTGGAGTGCTCCTTGGAACGGGCGGACTTGTGCGTGCATATCAGAAATCTGTCCAGGAAGGACTTGCAGCAAGTGTCATTATTGATAAAAAAGAAGGACGCAGACTTTCCGTAGGGACGGATTATACCGGACTTGGAAAATTACAGTATCTGATTGCACAAAATGGGCTGACACTTATTGATACCGTTTATACCGAAAAAGTGGAGCTGCTTTTGATGGTTCCATCCGGGATGCAGGAACAGACAGAGAAAGAAATTATCGAGGCAACCAATGGAAAAGCTGATATTTCCTGGGGAGAGATGGTGTTATATGCGATGGTCGGAGAAAAATTGCAACTTTTTTAA
- a CDS encoding transglycosylase domain-containing protein: MNYGKKSTQKREKELISKSTMIRKKFYVIFCKSLLICVFAFMVIGVCSGVGIIRGIIASAPTIDDIVATPTGFLSTVLDANGNQTATLVASGSNRRAVTIDEIPKNLQYAFVAIEDERFYEHNGIDVTGIIRAGVKGVASGFHFSEGASTITQQLLKNTVFTSWTSESSMADKFERKFQEQYLALQLEKVVDKDWILENYLNAINLGQNTLGVGVASERYFGKDVSDLTLSECAVLAAITQNPSKYNPITNPQENAKRRMKVLNNMKDQGYITQDEYDEAVADNVYDRIQLVNIESETNSINSYFVDELTDQVIQDLVEQKGYTETQAYKALYQGGLTIYSTQDPEIQAICDDEVNNLDNYPTAPKVSFSYRLSVRSADGSISNYSEQTMLSYYQSSNKSFTINFNSEEEAAAAIEQYKTDIMKDGDTIVNGSETVTYTLQPQAALTIIDQSTGNVKALVGGRGDKTANKTLNRAADTTRQPGSTFKIIAAYAPALDAGGLTLASVQDDAPYNYGSGQGGAVNNYDNRYRGFTTLREAITDSINVVTVKTLAQIGPSLGYDYICDFGITTVGLDESSNETLALGGLTHGVTNLELTAAYATIANSGTYIKPKFYTKILDHDGNVLIDNTEPISHTVLKETTAWLLTDAMKDVMTQGTGTPAYFGSSMAQAGKSGTTTKNRDALFAGFTPYYTCVVWGGFDDNSPQSGGQTTYPKKIWKAVMSRIHENLEYQDFTKPSSIVTAQVCKESGKLAIAGVCDADPRGSRVYTEYFAEGTQPTEYCDHHIVANICNASGQLASGYCPTDSISSRVFVIGGTAGTEDTPYLLTDDFKNNTCTLHNEGNSTYQGTSAFSAVPGVNNDNSGGTQAPADNTQQTQPPAENTGNAPADNTGGNASTDGSSGNDASNNTSGDGGWNIGDAPIQ; the protein is encoded by the coding sequence ATGAATTATGGAAAGAAAAGTACGCAAAAGCGCGAAAAAGAACTGATTTCCAAAAGTACCATGATTCGCAAAAAATTTTACGTGATTTTTTGTAAGTCGCTGCTTATATGTGTATTTGCCTTCATGGTGATCGGAGTATGTTCCGGTGTTGGAATCATTCGGGGAATCATTGCCTCCGCTCCAACAATTGATGATATCGTCGCTACTCCTACCGGTTTCTTATCCACGGTTTTAGATGCAAACGGCAATCAGACTGCTACATTAGTGGCATCGGGATCTAACCGGCGTGCCGTTACGATTGATGAGATACCAAAAAATCTGCAGTATGCATTTGTTGCCATTGAAGACGAGCGTTTTTATGAGCACAATGGTATTGATGTAACAGGTATCATCCGTGCCGGAGTAAAAGGTGTTGCATCCGGTTTTCATTTTTCAGAAGGTGCCAGTACCATCACACAGCAGCTTTTGAAAAATACCGTCTTTACCAGTTGGACAAGCGAATCCTCCATGGCAGACAAATTCGAGCGAAAGTTTCAGGAGCAATACCTCGCCCTGCAGCTGGAAAAAGTAGTAGATAAAGACTGGATATTAGAAAATTATCTGAATGCGATCAACCTCGGACAAAATACTTTAGGTGTCGGTGTTGCCTCGGAACGTTATTTTGGCAAGGATGTTTCTGATCTTACCTTATCGGAATGTGCCGTTTTAGCAGCTATTACGCAGAATCCTTCCAAATACAACCCTATTACCAACCCACAGGAAAATGCCAAGCGCCGCATGAAAGTACTTAATAATATGAAAGATCAGGGTTATATTACCCAGGACGAATACGATGAAGCTGTTGCAGATAATGTTTATGACCGTATCCAGCTTGTCAACATCGAATCCGAAACCAACAGTATCAACTCATATTTTGTTGATGAACTGACTGATCAGGTCATTCAGGATCTGGTAGAACAGAAAGGTTACACTGAGACACAGGCTTACAAGGCACTTTATCAGGGTGGACTTACGATCTACTCCACACAGGATCCGGAAATTCAGGCGATCTGTGATGATGAAGTAAATAATCTGGACAATTACCCGACTGCTCCAAAAGTATCGTTTTCCTATCGTTTATCTGTTCGCTCTGCCGACGGTTCCATATCAAATTACAGTGAACAGACGATGCTTTCCTACTATCAGTCTTCAAACAAGAGCTTTACGATCAATTTTAACTCGGAAGAAGAGGCTGCTGCTGCAATCGAGCAGTATAAAACTGACATCATGAAAGACGGTGATACGATCGTAAACGGAAGTGAAACAGTTACCTACACACTTCAGCCACAGGCAGCTCTTACGATCATCGATCAGAGCACCGGAAATGTCAAGGCTTTGGTCGGCGGCCGCGGAGACAAAACCGCCAACAAGACTTTAAACCGTGCAGCAGACACCACAAGGCAGCCTGGATCTACATTTAAGATCATTGCTGCATATGCACCGGCACTTGATGCCGGCGGTCTGACACTTGCATCTGTTCAGGACGATGCGCCATATAATTACGGCAGTGGACAAGGTGGTGCCGTCAACAACTATGATAACCGCTATCGCGGTTTCACAACACTGCGCGAAGCCATTACAGACTCTATCAATGTTGTTACCGTAAAAACCTTAGCACAAATTGGACCGTCTCTCGGATATGATTATATCTGTGATTTTGGCATCACAACCGTCGGTTTAGATGAAAGTTCCAACGAAACCTTAGCACTCGGCGGTCTGACACATGGTGTTACCAACTTAGAGCTTACGGCTGCTTATGCAACGATTGCGAACAGTGGAACTTACATTAAGCCAAAATTCTACACCAAAATCTTAGATCATGATGGAAATGTATTGATCGATAATACCGAACCGATCTCCCATACTGTTTTAAAAGAAACAACTGCATGGCTTTTAACCGATGCCATGAAGGATGTTATGACTCAGGGAACCGGTACTCCGGCTTATTTCGGAAGTTCAATGGCACAGGCAGGTAAATCCGGTACAACAACCAAAAACCGCGATGCGCTTTTTGCCGGCTTTACACCATATTATACCTGTGTTGTATGGGGTGGATTTGACGATAACTCACCACAGTCCGGTGGTCAGACTACCTATCCGAAAAAGATCTGGAAAGCAGTTATGAGCCGTATCCATGAAAATCTGGAATATCAGGATTTCACAAAACCATCCAGTATCGTTACAGCTCAGGTCTGCAAGGAGTCCGGAAAACTGGCAATTGCCGGTGTCTGTGATGCAGATCCCCGCGGCAGCCGTGTATACACGGAATATTTTGCAGAGGGTACACAGCCTACGGAATATTGTGACCATCATATTGTTGCAAATATCTGTAACGCTTCCGGTCAGCTTGCCAGTGGTTACTGCCCGACAGATTCTATTTCCTCACGGGTATTCGTTATTGGCGGAACTGCCGGAACGGAAGATACTCCATATCTTCTGACGGATGATTTTAAAAATAATACCTGTACCTTGCACAATGAAGGCAACTCCACCTACCAGGGAACTTCTGCTTTCTCCGCGGTCCCTGGAGTAAATAATGATAATTCCGGGGGAACACAGGCTCCTGCCGATAATACGCAGCAGACACAACCACCTGCAGAAAATACCGGCAATGCTCCCGCAGATAACACCGGCGGCAATGCTTCTACAGATGGTTCCTCCGGCAATGATGCATCTAACAACACCAGCGGCGATGGTGGATGGAATATCGGAGATGCACCCATTCAGTAA
- a CDS encoding type II toxin-antitoxin system RelE/ParE family toxin, whose product MQYRLRVTREASEDVTGLAGYIARKFANIDAALNFLDKYDKEVQRLTNFPFGYRGVSFEYRGYEIRIKSFGTYNVFFTVDIAEKQVFVLRVLKDRQDWKTILGGQDEYHFE is encoded by the coding sequence ATGCAATATAGGTTACGTGTGACAAGGGAAGCGTCAGAAGATGTAACAGGGTTGGCAGGATATATTGCGCGAAAATTTGCTAATATAGATGCGGCACTGAATTTTCTTGATAAATACGATAAAGAAGTACAGCGACTGACTAATTTTCCATTTGGTTATCGAGGGGTAAGTTTTGAATATCGTGGATATGAAATCAGAATAAAATCCTTTGGTACATATAATGTGTTCTTTACAGTTGATATTGCTGAAAAACAGGTATTTGTTTTGCGGGTTTTAAAGGATAGGCAGGATTGGAAAACAATACTTGGAGGTCAGGATGAATATCATTTTGAATAG
- a CDS encoding tyrosine-type recombinase/integrase encodes MAFDKDGKTVLPANIYYDRKKEIYYADKVYKGERIYFAGKTKAEAEKRLRKRLYEIDMHISPQKKSNITVEELFELYVGEYHPELKPTTVQQYRFLYDYYLKDFIGKVKLKNLLPYHIQKVYNHLVEKKMKQGTVNNVRKMLRTLLNEAVRRGMLSADDNPYPKVKAPSNLPVKQQRSFTEEQRDQFLQYAGKSLYANLYKLLLYTGMRVGEALALMICDVDWDNHVLHVTKNLQKTTQGVFYIETPKTRESIRDIYLVPEAEEAIKSQLELRKIIVEPIQEDIKGEFENLLFVNTKGKPVNVGSVRQSINRIVEKIRADGNDCPDIWIHAMRHGYVSIAVARGVPLEVVQANVGHTSIETTMRYLELQPDYIRKQSMKISDLYQSREAGDKSMQ; translated from the coding sequence ATGGCTTTTGATAAGGATGGAAAAACTGTATTACCGGCAAATATTTATTATGACAGGAAAAAGGAAATTTACTATGCCGATAAAGTGTATAAAGGTGAAAGAATTTATTTTGCAGGGAAAACGAAAGCAGAGGCAGAAAAAAGATTGCGGAAAAGGCTATATGAGATAGATATGCACATTTCCCCACAAAAGAAAAGTAATATTACGGTAGAGGAACTTTTTGAATTATATGTAGGAGAGTATCACCCGGAATTAAAGCCGACAACCGTGCAGCAGTACAGATTTTTGTATGATTATTATTTGAAGGATTTTATTGGAAAGGTAAAATTAAAAAATCTTTTGCCGTATCATATCCAAAAAGTATATAATCATCTTGTAGAAAAAAAGATGAAACAGGGTACAGTGAATAACGTTAGAAAAATGCTGCGTACTCTGCTGAATGAAGCTGTAAGGCGTGGTATGCTTTCGGCAGATGACAATCCATACCCGAAGGTAAAGGCACCAAGTAACTTGCCGGTAAAGCAGCAAAGAAGTTTTACGGAAGAGCAGAGAGACCAGTTTTTACAGTATGCGGGGAAAAGTTTATATGCAAATTTATATAAACTGCTGCTCTATACAGGAATGAGGGTTGGAGAGGCTTTAGCTTTAATGATCTGTGATGTTGATTGGGATAACCATGTTTTGCATGTTACCAAGAATTTGCAGAAAACAACGCAGGGGGTGTTTTATATAGAAACACCTAAGACGCGGGAAAGTATCCGGGACATCTATTTAGTACCAGAGGCAGAGGAAGCGATAAAAAGCCAGTTGGAGTTACGAAAAATTATTGTTGAACCGATACAAGAAGATATAAAGGGTGAGTTTGAAAACTTATTATTTGTAAATACTAAGGGAAAACCCGTAAATGTCGGTTCGGTCAGACAGAGCATCAATCGGATTGTTGAGAAGATACGTGCCGATGGAAACGACTGTCCGGACATATGGATACATGCTATGAGGCATGGGTATGTATCTATTGCGGTGGCAAGAGGTGTGCCATTAGAGGTAGTGCAGGCAAATGTCGGACATACGAGTATTGAGACGACAATGCGTTATTTGGAGTTGCAGCCAGACTATATTAGGAAGCAGAGTATGAAGATATCAGATCTTTATCAGAGCAGAGAAGCGGGAGATAAGTCTATGCAATAG